The Silene latifolia isolate original U9 population chromosome 4, ASM4854445v1, whole genome shotgun sequence region TTTACCACGGAAATTTAGCACTTGCGCCgtgaatttagccgtggcccaagtgctcaatTGTAGTAGTGATCGGTGATAAAACGGCTAAACACAcaaattttacatttttatttgcaAACTATACTTTTCAAGCTTGTAAATATGAATCCGACGACGAATATTGCTAATATAATGGTAATTGtcccgagtcatgcaaacaacgtTTGaaaatcattcatcacaaatacggctttaaacaacctttttaacatcCTTTTAAATGGATTTAACAAACTTTTTATAAAACCAGAGGACGCCCATTTGAACAAGTAAttgaaaatgagagagaaagctaGAGAGAGGAAAGCTCTAAATTCTTAAACCCTAATAAAATCTATTACAACGATGACGGCTCTGAAACCCATGTCAAACCGTTTTTCGCCATTAAATTCAACAACGAAATCTGCTTTACAATCTTCCAAAGCTTCTGTCGTGGGCTCATCTACTAAACATGTCCCTAAAGGTGGTGACTTGGGTCCTTCTTCGTCTGATACAGGCAAAACGAAGTCTATCAACGCCATTCAGGGCATCCTTGTGTTGGATCTTAGTGAAGGAGAACCGGTAGAAAACGACGGCTGGACGTTGCGGAAGAGTGGAAAGGATATACCTATTTTGGAGACTATCGATGAAGAGGAGGAACTCACTGATTTGCTGCAATTTACACATGACGATATCAAAACAGAGGTAGATTTTTGGTCTAACTCTGTTATTTGTTACATTTTGGGTGCAAATCCTCCttgggatcttgttgaggattaTGTGTATAAGATGTGGGATTGTTTTGGAATAGATCGTGTTTCTTTTTTGGATAATGGAGTTTTTGTTGTGAGATTTGCTAAACCTGGGGGGAAAGATGCTTTATTGAAGTCAGGCTATTATCTATTTGATAATAAACCAGTTATTGTCAAACCCTGGGTTAAGGATATGGATTTGGTTAAAGAGAAGGTTGCTGTAGTTCCAGTTTGGGTGAAGCTATATGGAATCCCCCTGAAATTTTGGGGAAAGTGTTTGCCTCAAATTGCTAACTTGGTAGGAAAATATGTTAAGATGGAAATTGAGACACATGACAAGGTTCGTCTGAGTTTTGCTAGGGTGATGATTGAATTACCTATGGATCAAAAACTCACTGAGAAAGTCAAATTCTTAGATGAAAATGGGCATGTGGTTTATGTTACCATAGAGTATGAATGGAGGCCTATTTCTTGTACAAGTTGTACAGGGATTGGGCATGATCTTTTCAGTCGGGAAGCCTAGGAGGAGGAAAGATAACACTCAAGGTCCTAAGGTTCTGGTAAGCCCCCAGGAAGAAAGTATGGAGGCCGGTGACACAACCACCAATTCGGTCCAAGGAAGTGGTCACTCCTCCTACCTTACACCCGATAATTTCCCTCCACTTTCTACCAAGAGGCCTACTCCTGTCATTAAGTCAACTCTGTCAAGCAAATCATTAGGCTTAATAGACAAGAGGGTATGGTGGGGGTGAGGTTGTCAGGAAAGTTTAGCAACTACACATTTATGGATGCTCTAAATCGTAATCTTTGTCCCACAAGAGCAGTGTTGAGAGTGGTAAAGACCCCCGGATCCTAATATCAATGCATAGCTTAGGATTCTGGAATGTTAGGGGTCTAAATGACCTGAATAAGCAGAGAGTGGTGAGATCATTCTTGCACAATAATGGGGTAGGGCTTTTTGGTTTGCTTGAAACTAAACTGAAGCCTAGCATTTTGTTGAATAGGAATACCTCTATCTGTGATGGTTGGAGTGTCTCCACTAACTGCAGTTGGCATAAGGGGAGTAGAATTTGGGTTTTATGGAAGTCTGATCTTTTTTATATTCAGTTTTTATCTTATAGtgctcaacatattcatatgttGGTTCATTCTAGAGTTGATGATAAGAACTTCCAGCTTACTatgatttatgcttttaatggATTGCATGAGAGAATTGAATTATGGAATACTCTCAAAGAAATTTCTGCTACTTGTTGTACACCTTGGCTTTGGCTTAGGGATTTCAACACTGTTCTGTCTCCTATTGAGAGGTTAGGAGGAAATACTACTGATGCTGAAATGGAGTATTTCCAAGACTGTGTGTCTATTTGTGGTATAGAGGATATCCCTGCCACTGGTGCCATGTTTACCTGGTCTAACAAACAGGAATCAACTGATAGGGTTTGTAGTAGACTGGATAGGGCTATGGGAAATCAGGAGTGGCTAGATGGTTATGCCACTAGCCTTGCTCACTTTCACCCTGAGGGCTTGTTTGATCATTGTCCCTGCACCATTGTGGACAGGAATGCTGATATTGGAGGGAAAAAGACtttcaaatatttcaatatgtgggggCTTGCTCCTAGCTTTAAAGACTTTGTTGCTATGGCTTGGGCTACTGTCTATAGAGGGACTAAAATGTTTTCAGTTGTCAAAAAACTCAAAGCTCTCAAGCCTATTCTGAAGAACATTAATAGAGAGTGTTTTTCTGATGTGGAGAATAATACATCTGTTGCTAGTCTGGCTTTGGAACATATCCAAAAGGCTTTAGTTGATAATCCTGGGGATGCTGATCTAATTCAGTAAGAAGCTGCTTTGGCTCATGAACTGAGAGATTTAGTATCTGCCAGGGACAGTTTTCTAATTCAAAAAGCTAAGGTGCAGTGGTCCTTAGAAGGTGATCTTAACACTTCttattttcatcatgtcattaagAAAAGAATGATGCTCAACAAAGTTTTTCAAATTGAGGATCAGGAAGGGAATTTGTGCACTGATGGGGATTCTATTCAGCATGCTTTCTTAGAGTATTATCAAGGATTACTTGGGTCAAGTAATTCTACCACTGAGGTTAATGTGAATGTAGTCAGGAAGGGTACTTGTTGTACTGCAGATCATTGGGACATTTTAAATAAGCCTGTTACTAGTGAAGAGGTTAAGAATAACATTTTTAGCATTCCTAAAAATAAGTCACCTGGTCCTGATGGCTATACCAGCCAGTTTTTCAGGGATGCTTGGGATGTGATAGGGACTGATGTGAGTGCAGCAGTAATCACTTTCTTTGATACTGGGAAGTTATTGACTCAGCTGAATACTACTATAATTACCTTAATTCCTAAACTGGACAGGCCTACCAGTGTCAAGCATTTCAGGCCAATTTCCTGCTGTAATGTTCTTTACAAAGCTATCTCCAAAATTCTTTTCAATAGGCTGGCTCTTGTTTTACCTGATATAATAAGCAAAAATCAGGGAGCTTTTGTTAAAGGCAGGAGCATTCTAGAAAATATATTGATTTGCCAGGACTTAGTTAGGCTTTACCATAGGGGAAATGCCTCTCCTAGATGCATATTTAAGCTTGATTTACAAAAAGCTTATGATTCTATTGAGTGGGCTTTTGTAGATCAAATGCTTGGTGCTCTTATGTTCCCTGAGAAGTTCAGACAGATGATTATGACTTGTGTAACTACTTCTTCTTTTACTCTTAATCTCAATGGGGCACAGTTTGGTTATTTCAAAGGTAGAAGGGGCCTTAGACAGGGTGACCCTATTTCACCTCTTCTTTTTTGCCTTTGTATGGAATATCTGTCAAGGATTATGGAGTTTGCAACAAGGAAATGGTATTTCAGGTATCACCCTCTTTGTAAGAGTCTGAAACTTACTCACTTGCTCTTTGCTGATGACCTCCTAATGTTTAGTAAGGGGGATGTGCAGTCCATTATGCTTATACTCAGAGTTCTGGCTACTTTTTCTGCTGCATCAGGACTTACAGTTAATGCTTCTAAATCTGAGGTAGTGTTTTGTGGAGTCACTTATAGTTTGAAGACTGACATTATACAGATTTCTGGCTACCAGAAAGGGAAGCTTCCTTTTAAATATTTGGGTATACCTATCCAACCTGGTAGATTGAATAAAGCTGATTGTAATGTGTTAATTGAGAAGATTGTTTCTAAAGTCAGAGGGATTGGGGCAAGGAAGCTAAGCTATGATGGTAGACTTGTGCTAATCAATTCTGTTTTCAATACCCTTCATAATTATTGGGCTTCTATTTTTCTGATTCCTAAGGGAGTCATCAAAAGAATAGAGGCAATTTGTAGGAACTTTCTGTGGTGTGGTGAGTCAGACTATAACAGAACTCCCTTGGTGTCTTGGCATGATATTTGCTTCAGTAAGAAGGAGGGTGGTCTGGGTATTCAGAATGCAGGGGTGTGGAATGTAGCAAGTGTGGGTAAGCTTGTTCATTGGTTGTATACAAAAGCAGATAGATTGTGGGTGCTTTGGATAGACCATGTCTATATGAAAGGGACAGATTGGGTGCATTATCAGCCTCCTGATTCCAACTGGAATTGGAGGAATATTTGTAGAGTTAGAGGTATTCTTGAGGGTGGTTATCAAGGTAATACCGGATAGCCTCTCTGGTGGTTACACTCTTTGTCGAGTTCAGTTACCATTGGATGCGGGGTTCACACCCCTCTGTCCTATGGTATAAGGATGTGTGGGATAATTGGTTACTACCCAAGCattcttttattgcttggttgATTCAGAAAAAGGCTCTTAATACCAGAGGTAAACTTCACAGGATGGGTATATGCTTATCTGATAAATGTGTTCTATGTGAAGTGGGAAAGGAAACGCATGACCATCTTTTTGCTGAGTGTGGTTATAGTGCTAGGGTCATTGCAGGTGTTGAGGAAAGGTTTCATATTTGCTTCACTGGTTCTACTCAATTCTACTCGAAGCTAAGAAAGAAGACTTGCAGAATGGCAAGATTGGTTACGTTCTATATGATTTGGAATGAGAGAAATGTTTGCAGGCTAACTCTTCAGCTTAGCAGACCTGAAATTTTGGTGTCCAGAATCTCACAGCAAGTGCATAACAGACTGGTTTGCAAAATGTCTACTGTGGTGAAGGCTAATGATTGTGCTTGGCTAAGTAAATTACACATACGTTGTAGTTTTTGTACTTAGTCTTTATGATGAAAGTTGAAATTGGACGATATTGTAATATTTTTTGATATATGAAATACAAATGCTCAcatgttaccaaaaaaaaaaagaggacgCCCATTTGCAtcgccaaatggctcgcgccCAATGGGGCTACCTCACACTGTTCCGTCTTATTTTGGCACTTGTCTAGATAGGACGATCTTGACTTCGGTTAACCTGAATACATGACGggtcagattgacaagtttatgtttttacactttgtcatttgacatcctCTTTCAAATAATTGGattgtgttaagcatcataacccgagtttggtaaatggatgtttaatttccgttttcacatgcaaataaaTCTAAATCCAACCTCGACACCAATTTCTTGATAAttgcataaacaaccgacataggaaattgtcacatgttaggttaaacaaATGGATGCGCATTCAagcatttaacccgttttatcaacttttgcactagcaaccacgatcgtgggcgggattgggtgtccgattaaagggcttactgtaatactacagttttatgggtcttagggtactctatcgagtggggcttactctgtcgagtaagtatggtttcacgcaaaatagtagtctgtatgatgggtactcgatcgagtaagggtcactcgatcgaataagtgacttactcgatcgagtaagtcggttaacgggtgatttgcgacgggtttgttaataatgcggattgatATATAATATTCCGTCACCTttttccttaaacacttttttaTAACCTAAAATCACAAAAGagaagattcaagttacgttgcttcatcatcatcgcattattagcaaatcccggagctaggagtgtcggttttcgtcgttctttacacctttgtgatccttgtgtcgagggtaagctttacatataatttttatatcgttttgtttaagttggttaaaccctaattgggtaatttgggggttttggcggtttatgtgattgtatgtatgtatgtatgtatgtatgtataggggAAGGactcgttgaggagagattctgagttagctgcttgatcgtcttttatcggtgtttgcattccaggtagggttttcctactcggtattaattacatggcatggttgatattgatgttgttagtattgttgttgttgagtaattatcgtattggattctaatttggtggttgttggtagaagtattgtgattactgtataactgtctgtgatcttcggggtgcgtccctggctgagtggagtcacttgcgggagtggcttcacgcccttgattcgccttctgtggaacccgccacagaagggatgtacacattaatgaacatgggtttatcgctctatGGAGATGAgctgggcttaggtgggaacggctgcggtcccccactggcggcgaggagtacctgttgcgatgggtactctggcagagctacacactttagtgtgtagccatttatgtggagattggagatggagactggggttgtgataagctgtttgaactgtttgtgtacttgtttcactGTGGCATTGttttcgtgtaattagtactgaccccgttaattgttttaaaaactgtcgtgatccattcgggggtggtgagcagttgttgagcaggtatgaggaGATACGCTTGGgtcagctgggatgagtcacTATGATGTAGTCTTAGAGTATTCCGCTGTTTTGATTTAGTAGTTTAACACTTTTGGGTTTGAGAACATTGGATTtcacttttatcagttttggctttgggacatgtaatcactttaaactatattgctatttaaatatgtttcttcattgtcatttgattatcattgcctcggataaccgagatggtgacgttctcataccttaagtggtcatggtaaggcacttggagtatgggggtgtcacaaagtggtattagagcgacgatcctgaaacctgtaaccaatgaacctaatgaacatagggagtctaactaaaatgaacccggggtagaagttgtaggagctaatgcaaaggcttgggagacgttctaaagttgcgaactcgccctacaattttgaaccggtcacatggggtatgtGTCGGGATCATTATGTGTTATTCTTGTGCTTTGAATATCTATATAGTAGGGTGTGgtgtgaatcggtggatgtatgcatgtggaggatgggagaTATGAATTGAAGGATGATGATGACATGAGTCGTATGTggattgattgaaagcatgatgtttgatttataatgtggcatgttaGATTTATGAAAAGTGTTTTGTTGTTATATATATAAATTGATGCGTAAGTACTTATGTTGATGTTGTCGTTTTGGTAAGAGTATAGAATGTTGGGGGTGTGagttgaacatgcgggtagtgtatacgagtctgcatgactcgatcgagtggggggcactcgatcgagtaggtgagaggctcgatcgagtgggtctgactcgatcgagtaggtagtttttcgttttctgggcagaagtaagtttttgggcgctcgatcgagtaggtggtggcactcgatcgagtagggtcggttcgatcgagtaggtagtcagctcgatcgagtacatttttTGGCGCCTTCTGGTCAGGTTCtcgagtcgaggcactcgatcgagtggagagggcaactcgatcgagtgaccttaactcgatcgagtgggttaaggggctcgatcgagtaggttctataCAGGTCATGTGCGTGTTCgagatatgggatgtgtgtttatgtttacctttctcTTATCTAGTTACAAGATGCAGCCAAAGAGAACCGcgttgtatgctagagctgagagtatgaccgttgatgacatagtaaagatgttggagcaacaGGATGCTCTCACAAAGGCTTTGAAAAGGGTGGGAAAGGATAGAGATATTGATCCTTCCAAGATCAGCATTCACATATCGAGGTTTAACCCTAAGGAGTATAAGGGGACAAGGGCGCCAATATtactggataattggcacagggagatggagaatatactcaatttggttcattgcccagatgagcttcgagtggaacaggctgcgttctacttgagggaggcagctggtgagtggtgggacaaggtaaaggtAAGTGCTTTGGATATATATCAGAAACATGGGTTACCTGCGATACATTGGGATGAGTTCAAGAAAGCTATGAGGCGTGAGTTTGTGCCTgaacatgtgcgtagtaagttgagggaggagttcgatgatTTTAAAAAGACCTCTGAGATGACCGTTGCTGAGTACTaccataagtttaatgagaagtctaggtatgctgaggacatggggctgagccaagagaacttggcattgaggtttgagaaggggttgacccccaagattatgaAGAAGTTACCGGTGGGAGCTCTTACTGATATGAAGGAGGTTTATGAGcgtgctgggagggctgagaggttagttgagatgaccaaggagagaggctctaagaagaggaaagctgagagtgaggGAGGTAGTCATTCCAGTTACAAGAAGGGTGGCCACAACCAAGCAAGGGCATATTCATcgggctcggggtttagtgctggggcttcctttgggcgtggtcgtgggagtggtagtagcagttggggtatgacttgttttaactgtggcggtatgggccacaagaggcatgagtgcaccagtgctatgagtgggggtttccagagaccgtaacaggggagtttctctcagggtccttcgcagagctatgctagtaacaggtcggctgggtcatggaacaacaggggtgGCCAGAGTAACAATAACGGTGGGGCTAaccacaatggcggtaattcgtaccagagaccggcgacgaacaacaacaacaaccaggggtcggctgctaagccggctacctctgctagtactgtccagggaggtgggcagaagactagtggcaagctgtttatgatggagaagaaggcagctgaggatgatgctcacgtgatcaccggtacatttcttattaatggagtttttacctttgtttggtttgattcgggagcgtcacagtcgtttgtatcatcgagtcatgctaaacggttgggtttgagcgagtatgagtctgtaagagaggaagtttttatacttTCTGGTGAATCTGTGTCTTGTGGGCGGTTttatagaggtgtgtctatgatagtcgggcaggttgacctaccagtggacttgttagagtttcctttggaggattttgagatgatagttggtatgcactggttgggtaagtataaggctaagatagattgtcatcaaaagaggttttctttgagaggtcctaaggggattagtgtgtatTATCgagggtttgttgtcaaacccaaagtcaagttgattgcagcagtgaccttgaagtgctatctgaggaagggatgcccgttgatcttatgccatgtgagagatcatagagtggagagtccgtcagttgagcagataccagtggtgaaagagtttccagatgtctttccagaggagattccgaggttgccacctaagagagatatagatttcagtgttgagctgaaaccggggatggggccaatctctaaggcaccgtaccgtatgggtcctaaggagttgaaggagctaaggaagcagctagatgatctgattgagaagggatacattagacctaatgtatcaccgtggggagcaccagtgttgtttgtaaagaagaaagatgggatcttgaggttgtgcatcgactatagggagctgaacagagtgatagtaaagaacaagtatcctttgccaaagatagatgatttgtttgatcagttgagcggtgcagtagtcttttctaagaatgatttgaggtcgggttaccatcaggtgaagattagagaggaagacataccaaagacaacttttacatcgaggtatggtcattatgagtatgttgtgatgccgtttgggttatctaatgcacctgccgtgtttatggatttgatgaaccgggtcttcagtcagttcttggatcggtttatGGTGGTCTTTatagacgatatcttagtcttttctaagactaaagaggagcatgaggagcatttgagaatagtgttgcagactttgcgataACATCAtatgtatgcaaagttgtctaagtgcgaattctggttagaggaagttgcctttcaggggcatgtgatttcaaagaaaggggtagctgtggatcctgcaaagattgaggcagttaccaaatGGGAAGCgccaaagaatgtggcagagatcaggagtttcttggggtTAGCAGGGTACTAtcggcggttcgtgaaagatttctccaagatagctagacctatgacagccttgatgaggaaagagaacaggtttcgttgggatgaaagttgtgaaacggcgttccagactttaaaggagcgtttgaccacagctccaatcttagcattacctgaagggagtgataactttgaggtgtatacagatgcttcaaagcatgggttgggttgtgtgttgatgcagaatgggaaagtgattgcctatgcttctaggcaattgaagccttatgaggagaactaccctacacatgatctggagttgggtgcagttgtgtttgctcttcagatttggaggcactatctttatggggcgacctttaaagtgttttcagatcacaagagtcttaagtacatcttcactcaaaaggagctgaacatgagacagaggaggtggatggagctgattggtgattatgacatggatatcatttaccatgaagggaaagctaatgtggttgcagatgccttgagcatgaagagtgtgcattctctatgcacatttatgtctttgatgaggctgagagatgaggtggggatgATGGGGatgatggggatacatatgatccagagaggggatgctagaggggatttgACAATGGAGCcggacctttatgatgatattcgcaagaaacaggctttggatcccaagattgaggagtggagagctggggtagagaaagggacagtgtctagattctctattcatacggaTGGTAGTGTAAGattcgatgggagatggtgtgttcctagtgatgaggagttgaaaaagataatcatgacagaggctcattgcacaccatactcggtacatccaggcggtgacaagttatacaaagatttgaagaagactttctggtggccggggatgaagaaggaaacagatgagttcgtggctcgttgtttgacatgtcagagggtgaaaggggagcagcgacgaccacaaggtaagattcagtctcttgaggtacctgagtggaagtgggagtccatttctatggattttatagttggTTTGCCGAAAAGTCAGCAgagtaataacatgatatgggttatagtagaCCGACTGACGaaatcagctcactttgtgccgatgaaagataattggaccaagatacagttggcTTTGGCTTATACGAAGcttgtggttcgtttgcatggggtgcctaaggatatagtgtccgatagagatgcgaggttcatatcacggttttgaaaagagttgcaggagatgatggggactaccttaaagatgagtactgcgtttcatcctgcgacagatggccagacaaagaggaccatcaagactttagaggacatgttgcgagctagtgttatggattttggcggtagctgggagcagaggttggatttgattgagttttcttacaacaacagctatcacaccagtattggcatggcaccatttgaggctttatatgggaggagatgtaggagtccgatctgttgggatgatagtgctgaggcagttgtTTTGGGACTACAGATGGTACAgaagatggttgaacaggttaagctgattaggCAAAGGATGAAAGTGGGccaagatcgacaaaagagttatgcggatctacatcgtcatgacatagagtttcaggttagggacaaggttcttttgaaagtgtctcctatgcgtggggtcttgagatttggtaagaaaggcaagccgagccagaagtttataggaccatatgagatcttggatcgtgtgggtgaggttgcttatcggttagctttaccagctgctttggatagagtgcataatgtgtttcatgtattcACATgcgttagaggtagagaacatcgagctggatgagtctttgtcttatcttgaggtgcctaaacagattcttgatcgaaaggttaggaaaactagacatggtgagacagtgttgcttaaggtgctttggtctaaccatgaggttgaggaggctacatgggaggcggaagaggctatgagggagcggtacccgtctctgtttgatcaggtatgtgtggttacggggacgtaaccttgtttcttttaggggggtaggagatggtcgcatagagtttttgcgTGTTTTATGTGGgttttggtatagttagtagttgttttgagtcgggttgagttttgttttggaaGGTGTGTTTTGGAGTTTGGTGTTGAgttttgtttatgttgttgtgtcgggttgGTGTTagtatgtttttgttttgttgtggtttgaacttcggggacgaagttctttttaaggagggaagactgtaatactacggttttataggtcttagggtactctatcgagtggggcttactctgtcgagtaagtatggtttCACGCAAAACAGTaatctgtctgatgggtactcgatcgagtaagcttggtactcgatcgagtaagggtcactcgatcgagtaagtgacttactcgatcgagtaagtcggttaacgggtgatttgcgacgggtttgttaataatgcggattgatATATAATATTCTGTCACCTttttccttaaacacttttttaTAACCTAAAATCACAAAAGagaagattcaagttacgttgcttAATCCTCATCgtattattagcaaatcccggagctaggagtctcggttttcgtcgttcttta contains the following coding sequences:
- the LOC141651685 gene encoding uncharacterized protein LOC141651685, encoding MHSLGFWNVRGLNDLNKQRVVRSFLHNNGVGLFGLLETKLKPSILLNRNTSICDGWSVSTNCSWHKGSRIWVLWKSDLFYIQFLSYSAQHIHMLVHSRVDDKNFQLTMIYAFNGLHERIELWNTLKEISATCCTPWLWLRDFNTVLSPIERLGGNTTDAEMEYFQDCVSICGIEDIPATGAMFTWSNKQESTDRVCSRLDRAMGNQEWLDGYATSLAHFHPEGLFDHCPCTIVDRNADIGGKKTFKYFNMWGLAPSFKDFVAMAWATVYRGTKMFSVVKKLKALKPILKNINRECFSDVENNTSVASLALEHIQKALVDNPGDADLIQ